One Acetobacterium sp. KB-1 DNA segment encodes these proteins:
- a CDS encoding YccF domain-containing protein, which produces MSIIGNIIWIILGGLIMAIAWLLAGILCCITIIGIPLGLQAFKMAQLVLWPFGKTVDYSNMGTGSVILNILWILIFGWGLAAGSAILGIIYCITLVGIPFGLQWFKFAKLALFPFGAQIRDI; this is translated from the coding sequence ATGAGCATCATTGGTAACATTATCTGGATTATTTTGGGGGGCCTGATTATGGCGATCGCTTGGCTTTTAGCCGGCATTCTCTGCTGCATTACCATTATTGGTATCCCGTTGGGATTGCAGGCTTTTAAAATGGCGCAGTTAGTCCTCTGGCCATTTGGTAAAACCGTTGATTATTCAAACATGGGAACCGGATCGGTAATCTTAAATATTTTGTGGATCCTGATTTTCGGTTGGGGTTTAGCCGCGGGATCTGCGATTCTGGGGATTATTTACTGTATTACCCTGGTTGGGATACCCTTTGGATTACAATGGTTTAAATTTGCCAAACTGGCATTGTTTCCATTTGGCGCACAAATTCGCGATATTTAA
- a CDS encoding HAMP domain-containing sensor histidine kinase, whose protein sequence is MLYLGAFFLVLCLLTYYVLGSYFEVYYTEKRTAALIDKTNQAVTMYNQNGLTPELQLFIDVAEEEGIVVEIIGQQTGAEDSSFEDVSIETRTAEIVTASQRRDEINQMDRLGLTSVEKKRLAAGGEHSGEGKETGAGAGSGAGNASGSSSDSGSGTGSGSGSGSGSGSGSGSGSGSENGKGSGAGQQNSLENQVKEHQEDESFIIVLGNDDHQVEWLTHKVLAADGALIIGRIPLYSVHEVIEIVENFLLVFLMIVFTCSLVFAYFFSRGISKPIISLNQISGEMGNLNFTKKYQGTRKDEIGQLGETLNHISDELEGAILKLQEELSKERAFEKMRQRFTAQVSHEIQTPLAVIKSYAEALEDGILENRDEELEYFVTIQREADKISGIASDLLDLAQIESGAYQLKKESVSGVEVIASVVERFVNTYPGNNIVFNNHCDPEKKVIMDRKRMEQVFYNLLNNAIKHVSPTDGIIQVGCESQEKEWIVSVYNVGKSIPQDEINQIWEYFYKAQSDKKGTGLGLAIVKGIIICHGGKVAVDNRDNGVWFEVRLPL, encoded by the coding sequence ATGCTCTATCTTGGGGCTTTCTTTCTGGTACTTTGTTTATTAACGTATTATGTCCTGGGTTCCTATTTTGAGGTATACTATACTGAGAAAAGAACCGCGGCCTTAATTGATAAAACGAATCAGGCTGTAACAATGTATAATCAGAATGGATTAACCCCCGAACTTCAATTATTTATTGATGTCGCTGAAGAGGAAGGGATTGTTGTTGAAATTATTGGGCAGCAAACGGGCGCTGAAGATAGCTCTTTTGAAGATGTTTCGATAGAAACTAGAACCGCTGAAATAGTGACAGCGAGTCAACGACGTGATGAGATTAATCAAATGGATCGTTTGGGACTGACAAGTGTTGAAAAAAAACGTTTGGCAGCAGGTGGTGAACACAGTGGTGAGGGAAAAGAAACGGGTGCTGGCGCCGGCAGTGGTGCCGGTAATGCGTCGGGATCGAGTAGTGATTCGGGCAGTGGTACCGGTAGCGGATCGGGCAGCGGATCGGGCAGTGGATCAGGTAGTGGTTCCGGTAGCGGATCGGAAAATGGTAAGGGCTCTGGTGCTGGTCAACAGAATAGTCTGGAGAATCAGGTGAAAGAGCATCAGGAAGATGAAAGTTTTATTATTGTGCTGGGAAATGATGATCACCAGGTTGAGTGGCTGACCCATAAGGTTTTAGCTGCTGATGGCGCCCTGATTATCGGACGTATTCCGCTTTACTCAGTTCACGAGGTCATTGAGATTGTGGAAAATTTTCTGCTGGTATTCTTAATGATTGTTTTTACGTGTTCGCTTGTTTTTGCCTATTTTTTTTCTCGGGGTATTTCAAAGCCCATTATTTCATTAAATCAAATTTCCGGAGAAATGGGAAATCTCAATTTTACAAAAAAATATCAGGGAACTAGAAAGGATGAGATCGGTCAGCTAGGAGAAACCTTGAATCATATTTCGGATGAATTGGAAGGGGCTATTTTAAAACTTCAGGAAGAACTGAGTAAAGAACGTGCATTTGAAAAGATGCGGCAGCGTTTTACCGCTCAGGTGTCTCATGAAATCCAAACCCCATTGGCGGTGATAAAAAGCTATGCTGAAGCATTAGAGGATGGCATTCTTGAGAATCGGGATGAAGAATTGGAATACTTTGTGACGATCCAGCGGGAAGCTGATAAAATCAGCGGAATCGCGAGCGATCTTTTAGATCTGGCCCAAATCGAATCGGGTGCCTATCAGCTTAAAAAAGAAAGCGTTTCTGGGGTTGAGGTCATCGCTTCGGTGGTTGAGCGGTTTGTAAATACCTATCCGGGAAACAATATCGTTTTTAATAATCATTGTGATCCAGAAAAAAAAGTGATCATGGACCGCAAGCGGATGGAACAGGTTTTTTATAATCTTTTAAACAATGCCATCAAACATGTCAGTCCAACTGACGGAATAATTCAGGTTGGCTGTGAAAGCCAGGAAAAAGAGTGGATTGTTTCTGTTTATAATGTGGGTAAGTCAATTCCGCAAGATGAGATTAATCAGATCTGGGAATACTTTTATAAGGCCCAATCGGATAAAAAAGGCACTGGTTTAGGTCTGGCAATCGTCAAAGGCATTATAATCTGCCATGGCGGCAAGGTGGCTGTGGATAACCGCGATAATGGTGTGTGGTTTGAAGTGCGACTTCCGCTGTAA
- a CDS encoding phenylacetate--CoA ligase family protein, giving the protein MYWNKSYECMPRENLQELQLERLKKMVNRIYHDVPFYRNKFQENGLMPEDIKSLDDLQKLPFTTKVDLRDNYPYGLFTVPLEQIVRIHASSGTTGKPTVVGYTRNDISMWSELMARCLVAAGAGPHSVIQNAYGYGLFTGGLGVHYGAERLGASIIPISGGNTAKQIMIMQDFGSTILTCTPSYAIYLAEVLAESGIDPASLKIRAGIFGAEPWSENIRKEIEKKLKIRAFDIYGLSEIMGPGVAIECEAQDGLHVWEDHFIPEIIDPVTLAVLPYGEQGELVITTITKEGIPILRYRTRDITTIKPEPCACGRTHLRISRLQGRSDDMLIIRGVNVFPTQIESVLLEIGEVEPHYQLVVRRDGSLDTLEIKVELSEALFSDRISNLENLEKRIRERILSTIGISAKVALVEPKSLPRSEGKSQRVVDLRKI; this is encoded by the coding sequence ATGTACTGGAATAAGAGCTACGAATGCATGCCAAGAGAAAATTTACAGGAACTGCAATTGGAACGATTAAAGAAAATGGTCAATCGGATCTATCATGATGTTCCCTTTTACCGTAACAAATTTCAGGAAAACGGGTTAATGCCAGAAGATATAAAATCACTGGATGATCTTCAAAAACTTCCCTTTACAACCAAGGTTGATTTACGGGATAATTACCCCTATGGCCTTTTTACCGTACCACTGGAACAGATTGTTCGCATCCATGCCTCGTCCGGCACCACCGGTAAACCGACGGTAGTGGGATATACCAGAAATGATATATCGATGTGGTCGGAACTGATGGCTCGCTGCCTGGTCGCAGCCGGTGCCGGTCCTCATTCAGTGATTCAGAATGCCTATGGTTATGGGTTATTTACCGGTGGTTTGGGGGTGCATTATGGAGCGGAACGACTGGGTGCATCAATTATTCCGATCTCTGGCGGAAATACGGCAAAACAGATTATGATTATGCAAGATTTTGGCTCAACCATATTGACATGCACCCCATCTTATGCTATTTATTTAGCAGAGGTGTTGGCGGAGTCGGGAATTGATCCGGCCAGCCTGAAGATTCGGGCTGGTATTTTTGGAGCCGAACCCTGGTCAGAAAACATCCGCAAAGAAATTGAGAAAAAACTAAAAATTAGAGCCTTTGATATTTATGGTTTATCGGAAATTATGGGGCCGGGGGTTGCCATTGAATGCGAAGCTCAGGATGGTCTTCATGTCTGGGAAGATCACTTTATTCCGGAAATTATTGATCCTGTAACATTAGCGGTGCTGCCTTATGGTGAACAGGGCGAACTGGTGATCACCACCATTACCAAAGAGGGGATTCCGATTCTGCGTTACCGCACCCGGGATATTACCACCATCAAACCGGAGCCCTGTGCCTGTGGACGAACCCACTTGCGCATCAGTCGACTCCAGGGACGCTCCGATGATATGCTAATTATCCGTGGCGTCAATGTCTTTCCGACCCAGATTGAAAGCGTGTTATTAGAAATTGGTGAAGTGGAACCCCATTATCAATTGGTCGTCAGACGAGACGGCTCCTTGGATACCTTAGAAATTAAAGTAGAGCTCAGTGAAGCCTTGTTCTCGGATCGAATCAGCAATCTGGAGAATCTGGAAAAACGGATCAGAGAACGGATTTTGTCAACCATTGGCATTAGCGCCAAGGTAGCGCTGGTAGAACCCAAGAGCCTTCCCCGAAGCGAAGGAAAAAGCCAACGGGTTGTCGATTTAAGAAAGATTTAG
- the cobT gene encoding nicotinate-nucleotide--dimethylbenzimidazole phosphoribosyltransferase: MSLLNETVGKIKPLNEEMIKTAKDRVDFLLKPVGSLGTLEEIAVQLAGITGEMYPDVSKKAMLVFAADHGVFEEGVAAAPQEVTDLMAQMIVAGKSGVAALSKQAGADVFVCDVGMKSDLEPKSKILDKKIRKCTSNMKKGPAMSREEAVKSLEVGIDVAQRAIDNGYNILGTGEVGISNTTASAAIIAVLSGVDPGELTGAGANLSEDKQVIKAQVIRDAIALNQPDKTDAIDVLAKVGGFEIGAMAGAMLAGAANHIPVLIDGFISTAAAAIAIGIDPKVKGYLICSHASAEKGAAFASEFIGAKPFLNMGMRLGEGSGAAIAFNIVESALYMNREMATYGDVGLGVV, translated from the coding sequence ATGAGTTTATTAAATGAAACAGTGGGAAAAATTAAGCCGCTTAATGAAGAAATGATCAAAACCGCCAAGGATCGAGTGGATTTTCTACTTAAGCCGGTGGGCAGTCTGGGAACACTGGAAGAGATCGCCGTGCAGTTAGCCGGCATTACCGGCGAAATGTATCCGGATGTCAGCAAAAAAGCGATGCTGGTTTTTGCTGCCGACCATGGCGTCTTTGAAGAAGGCGTTGCTGCGGCACCCCAGGAAGTAACCGACCTGATGGCGCAGATGATCGTTGCTGGCAAAAGCGGCGTTGCCGCTTTAAGCAAACAAGCTGGCGCCGATGTTTTTGTCTGTGATGTTGGGATGAAATCGGATTTGGAACCAAAATCAAAAATTTTGGATAAAAAAATCAGAAAATGCACATCAAATATGAAAAAAGGTCCGGCGATGTCCCGGGAAGAAGCCGTAAAGTCCCTGGAAGTAGGAATCGATGTGGCCCAACGCGCCATCGATAACGGGTATAATATTCTCGGCACCGGTGAAGTGGGGATCTCTAATACGACGGCTAGTGCCGCTATTATCGCAGTCCTTAGTGGTGTTGATCCGGGGGAACTAACTGGTGCCGGAGCGAATCTGTCGGAAGATAAGCAGGTTATCAAAGCCCAGGTGATTCGGGATGCCATTGCTCTTAATCAACCCGACAAAACCGATGCCATCGATGTCCTGGCAAAGGTCGGCGGATTTGAGATCGGTGCTATGGCCGGTGCGATGCTGGCCGGAGCCGCCAATCATATTCCGGTTTTAATTGATGGTTTTATTTCCACCGCTGCGGCCGCCATTGCCATCGGGATTGATCCCAAGGTAAAAGGCTATTTAATCTGTTCCCATGCTTCGGCTGAAAAAGGGGCCGCTTTTGCGTCGGAATTTATCGGTGCTAAACCATTTCTGAACATGGGTATGCGTCTGGGAGAAGGCAGTGGTGCTGCGATCGCCTTTAATATTGTCGAATCTGCCTTATACATGAATCGCGAAATGGCAACCTATGGCGATGTTGGTCTGGGTGTTGTTTAA
- a CDS encoding TetR/AcrR family transcriptional regulator — MATSRKGIQTKSNIITTAKVLFYENGYNKTGIQDIADHADVKLGTITYYYKKKDDMITDIYNVFFLALYDYVSSVSENLNLYTKYCYSLVLYYEAILNDEHNKTLYYEVLVKNVNPHGRTNITNTLNRSCLDFLNKNYIEADLEVIARSEYGARKELFIDFYEKNIKFTSRAMIYFFIRNLFRLMNLDGEMIENTIQQGFEFSNKNKPEDIKFLI, encoded by the coding sequence ATGGCAACGTCAAGAAAAGGAATCCAAACAAAGAGCAATATCATCACAACAGCAAAGGTTTTATTCTACGAGAACGGTTATAATAAAACCGGTATCCAGGACATTGCGGATCACGCTGATGTCAAGCTGGGAACCATTACTTATTATTATAAAAAGAAAGACGATATGATTACCGATATCTACAATGTTTTCTTTTTGGCATTGTACGATTATGTCTCATCGGTATCTGAGAATCTTAATCTTTATACCAAGTATTGTTATTCCCTGGTGCTGTATTATGAAGCGATCTTAAACGATGAACATAATAAAACCCTTTATTATGAGGTGCTGGTTAAAAATGTGAATCCCCACGGACGAACCAATATTACCAATACCCTCAATCGGTCCTGTCTGGATTTTCTCAACAAGAACTATATTGAGGCCGATCTGGAAGTGATTGCCCGTTCAGAATACGGGGCTCGAAAAGAGCTTTTTATCGATTTTTATGAAAAGAACATCAAGTTTACCAGCCGGGCAATGATTTATTTCTTTATCCGAAATTTATTCAGACTGATGAATCTGGATGGCGAAATGATCGAAAATACGATTCAGCAGGGCTTTGAATTCTCAAATAAAAACAAACCAGAAGATATTAAATTTTTAATCTAG
- a CDS encoding response regulator transcription factor — MKGIRILVAEDEEKLREIVLKYLKKEGYEGFGAADGEEALDLWTEKQPDCIILDVTMPKMDGFEVLEEIRETDNVPVIMLTARREEEDKIQGFEVGADDYVTKPFSPRELMVRIKALLKRSGVATTENKLDVCGMRLNSDERQITIHNEIINLTQKEYEVLSYFVNHQKLVLSREQILDRIWGYDYDGDIRVVDTTIKRLRKKMGDKGECIQTVRGLGYKFKE; from the coding sequence ATGAAAGGCATTCGCATATTAGTGGCTGAGGATGAAGAAAAACTGCGAGAAATCGTTTTAAAATATTTAAAAAAAGAGGGCTATGAAGGTTTCGGGGCGGCGGACGGAGAGGAAGCATTGGACCTTTGGACAGAAAAACAACCGGATTGTATTATTCTCGACGTAACCATGCCGAAAATGGATGGGTTTGAAGTGCTGGAAGAAATAAGGGAAACGGACAATGTGCCAGTCATCATGCTCACGGCTCGAAGAGAAGAAGAAGATAAGATTCAGGGATTTGAAGTTGGCGCAGATGATTATGTAACAAAACCCTTCAGTCCCCGAGAATTGATGGTCCGAATCAAAGCCTTGCTAAAAAGAAGCGGGGTTGCTACAACTGAAAATAAGCTTGATGTTTGTGGAATGAGATTAAATTCAGACGAACGACAAATAACAATTCATAATGAAATTATTAACCTCACACAAAAAGAATACGAGGTTTTAAGCTATTTTGTCAATCATCAGAAATTGGTGTTATCCAGAGAGCAGATTCTTGATCGGATTTGGGGATATGATTATGATGGTGATATACGTGTTGTTGATACAACCATCAAACGATTACGTAAAAAAATGGGAGATAAAGGAGAGTGCATCCAAACCGTCAGAGGGCTGGGGTACAAGTTTAAAGAATGA
- a CDS encoding response regulator transcription factor — protein MSILICDDEKEIVEALELYLKNEGYTILKAYTGKEAIALVEKEEVQLIIMDVMMPEMDGLRATMKIRETKNIPIIFLSAKTEDNDKIMGLTMGGDDYISKPFNPMEVIARVKSQLRRYNTLGGCPEKVGTYCTGGLVLEDDYKRLTVDGEEVKLTPVEYKIMLFLMSEKGKVFSIDQIYENVWEEPAYNSDNTVAVHIRRIREKIEINPKEPKYLKVVWGIGYKIENYRD, from the coding sequence ATGAGTATTTTAATATGTGATGATGAAAAAGAAATCGTTGAAGCCCTGGAACTTTATTTAAAAAATGAAGGGTATACGATTTTAAAAGCTTATACAGGAAAAGAAGCCATCGCTCTGGTAGAAAAAGAGGAGGTCCAATTGATCATTATGGATGTGATGATGCCAGAAATGGATGGCCTTCGGGCCACGATGAAAATAAGAGAGACAAAAAATATCCCAATCATCTTTCTATCAGCAAAAACCGAAGATAATGACAAAATTATGGGTTTAACCATGGGTGGTGATGATTATATTAGCAAACCCTTTAATCCCATGGAGGTCATCGCCCGGGTTAAGTCGCAACTAAGACGCTACAACACCCTGGGCGGATGTCCGGAAAAAGTGGGTACCTATTGTACGGGTGGCCTGGTTCTGGAAGATGACTATAAGCGTTTGACGGTGGATGGCGAAGAGGTGAAATTGACGCCGGTAGAGTACAAGATCATGCTTTTTTTGATGTCAGAGAAAGGAAAGGTTTTTTCCATTGACCAAATTTATGAGAACGTCTGGGAAGAACCGGCTTATAATTCGGACAACACCGTGGCCGTCCATATTCGGCGGATTCGCGAAAAGATTGAAATTAACCCAAAAGAACCGAAATATTTAAAGGTGGTGTGGGGCATTGGCTACAAAATTGAAAACTATCGGGACTAA
- a CDS encoding ATP-binding cassette domain-containing protein has product MDTILISLHSISKYFGKKLILNNINLTITKKSALALMGPNGSGKSTLLKLIGGLSIISSGSRDSAPQLKIAYIPENFPKIDLTPEEFINSTGLIGGLAPKQVTTRMTELFQAFQMEDMGAVPIKHLSKGTIQKVAVIQALLTPPDVLLLDEPLSGQDIQSQKLFIRMVQKLHQQGVATIMSCHERFLVKQLAHSAYELLDHQLIPMDLSGLKEIKYDLMIFEALAKSAIDPALQTLIEQAEWDHNRLKLIVSRDQSDVVLKELLKQKFKLRTMEGISQ; this is encoded by the coding sequence ATGGACACGATTCTTATCTCACTTCACTCAATTTCTAAATATTTCGGAAAAAAATTAATCCTAAACAATATTAATCTGACGATCACAAAAAAATCCGCCCTCGCTTTAATGGGCCCCAATGGCAGTGGTAAAAGCACCCTGCTCAAACTAATCGGTGGTCTATCAATAATTTCTTCCGGCTCCCGTGACTCTGCGCCACAACTTAAAATAGCTTACATCCCGGAGAATTTTCCCAAAATTGATTTAACTCCCGAAGAATTTATTAATTCAACGGGTTTGATCGGCGGTTTAGCACCTAAACAAGTCACCACCCGCATGACAGAGTTATTTCAGGCCTTTCAGATGGAAGACATGGGCGCTGTTCCGATCAAACATCTTTCCAAAGGCACAATCCAGAAGGTCGCCGTTATCCAGGCTTTGCTTACACCCCCCGACGTCTTACTGCTGGATGAACCATTATCCGGTCAGGATATCCAATCGCAAAAATTATTTATCCGCATGGTTCAAAAGCTGCATCAACAAGGTGTGGCAACGATCATGTCCTGTCATGAGCGTTTTCTCGTTAAACAACTGGCTCACTCCGCCTACGAACTATTAGATCATCAGTTAATACCAATGGATTTATCCGGCTTAAAGGAAATAAAATATGATCTGATGATTTTTGAAGCACTGGCCAAATCAGCGATTGATCCAGCGCTACAGACTTTAATTGAGCAGGCAGAATGGGATCATAACCGTCTAAAACTGATTGTTTCAAGGGATCAGAGTGACGTTGTTTTAAAGGAGCTGTTAAAACAAAAGTTTAAACTGCGAACCATGGAAGGGATAAGCCAATGA
- a CDS encoding MetQ/NlpA family ABC transporter substrate-binding protein — protein sequence MKKLGLVVLVSVLGLALFSGCAAKGTDDKTIVVGASPTPHGEILAVAGEVLKEEGYTLEVKEFTDYVQPNLTLENKELDANFFQHLPYLEDFNVKNNTKLVSAGAVHYEPLGLYPGKLKTLDAIVDGSTIAIPNDTTNEARALLLLETIGLIKVDPNVGLEATPKDIIENPKNLVFKELEAAQLARSLPDVDLAVINGNYAIEAGLNAGTDAIAKEEKDSLAAQTYANIVAVRTGDETSEKTLALMKALQSEKVISFIESNYQGAVVPMS from the coding sequence ATGAAAAAATTAGGTTTAGTAGTATTGGTCAGTGTTCTCGGTTTGGCCCTATTTTCAGGCTGTGCGGCGAAAGGCACAGATGACAAAACCATTGTAGTCGGGGCCAGTCCAACACCTCATGGAGAGATTTTAGCGGTTGCTGGTGAAGTATTAAAAGAAGAGGGATACACCCTTGAAGTTAAAGAATTTACCGATTATGTTCAACCGAATTTAACCTTGGAAAATAAAGAGTTAGATGCCAACTTTTTCCAGCATCTCCCCTACCTGGAAGACTTTAATGTGAAAAATAATACCAAGTTGGTGAGTGCCGGTGCGGTTCATTATGAACCATTGGGCTTATATCCAGGTAAATTAAAAACTTTGGATGCCATTGTTGATGGATCAACGATTGCCATCCCAAATGATACAACAAACGAAGCCAGAGCACTTTTATTACTTGAAACAATTGGCTTAATCAAGGTTGATCCGAATGTTGGTTTGGAAGCAACACCAAAAGACATTATTGAAAATCCCAAAAATCTTGTTTTTAAAGAACTGGAGGCGGCTCAACTGGCACGCTCACTTCCGGATGTTGATTTGGCTGTTATTAACGGAAACTATGCCATTGAAGCAGGACTGAATGCCGGAACCGATGCCATCGCGAAAGAAGAAAAAGATTCCTTAGCGGCACAGACCTATGCCAACATTGTGGCAGTACGAACTGGAGATGAAACAAGTGAAAAAACATTGGCACTGATGAAAGCGCTGCAAAGCGAAAAAGTGATCAGCTTTATCGAAAGCAATTACCAGGGCGCTGTTGTACCGATGTCTTAA
- a CDS encoding methionine ABC transporter permease, producing MWDSSMTALMVQGTLETLYMTLASTLLAYVIGLPMGVLLVTSDSDGIVPMKWLNKVLNMVVNITRSIPFLILLIAVIPLTRLITGTTIGSTATIVPLVIAAAPFIARLVESSIKEVDYGIIEASLSMGASPMQVVTKVMIPEAKPSLIIGAAIATTTILGYSAMAGIVGGGGLGDIAIRFGYYRYETGMMVITVILLVLIVQLFQEVGMKIAQKQDRRK from the coding sequence ATGTGGGATAGTTCAATGACGGCATTGATGGTTCAAGGAACCCTTGAGACCCTTTATATGACATTGGCGTCAACACTTCTGGCCTATGTTATTGGGTTACCGATGGGCGTTTTGCTGGTCACCAGCGATTCCGATGGGATTGTCCCGATGAAGTGGCTTAATAAGGTACTCAACATGGTGGTCAATATTACCCGGTCGATCCCGTTTTTGATTTTGCTAATTGCAGTGATTCCTCTGACAAGGCTGATTACCGGGACAACCATTGGATCAACGGCAACCATTGTACCGCTGGTGATTGCAGCGGCACCATTTATTGCCCGGTTGGTGGAATCTTCTATTAAAGAGGTGGATTATGGGATTATTGAAGCCTCACTGTCAATGGGCGCCAGTCCCATGCAGGTGGTGACCAAGGTGATGATTCCTGAGGCGAAGCCCTCGTTGATTATTGGCGCAGCCATTGCGACCACCACTATTTTAGGTTATTCCGCGATGGCAGGGATTGTCGGTGGCGGCGGCCTGGGAGATATTGCCATCCGCTTTGGCTACTATCGTTATGAAACGGGTATGATGGTGATAACCGTAATATTACTGGTTTTAATCGTCCAGCTCTTTCAAGAAGTTGGTATGAAAATTGCCCAAAAACAGGATCGCCGAAAATAA
- a CDS encoding methionine ABC transporter ATP-binding protein — protein sequence METKKTSQKPIIEIKDLGKTFRPKSGEVKALDGINLSIDQGDIYGIIGMSGAGKSTLVRCINLLEKPTSGSVFIDGQDISKIAEKELRTVRYSVGMIFQQFNLLMQRTAEKNILFPLEIAGVDKETAKKRTAELLELVGLPDKAKAYPTQLSGGQKQRIAIARALANNPKILLCDEATSALDPSTTNSILKLLKEINQKLGITIVIITHEMSVVEQICSHVAIIDKSKIAENGEVEEIFKNPKTEIAKKMIFSEGDQGSVVMGKNTYRIVFDEKSSSDSVIAKMILETKCLVNILHADMKNIDGFAFGQMVIQLPEDELSAARAVNYLRSHQITVEEVGTHVG from the coding sequence ATCGAAACGAAAAAGACGTCCCAAAAACCCATCATTGAAATAAAGGATCTGGGGAAAACCTTTCGTCCTAAAAGCGGCGAAGTAAAAGCGTTAGATGGCATAAATCTAAGCATCGACCAGGGCGATATCTATGGAATTATCGGTATGAGCGGGGCTGGTAAAAGCACCCTGGTTCGCTGTATCAATCTTCTTGAAAAGCCCACCAGCGGCAGTGTTTTTATTGATGGACAGGATATATCAAAAATAGCCGAAAAAGAACTGAGAACGGTACGTTATTCGGTGGGTATGATTTTTCAGCAATTTAATTTGCTGATGCAACGAACTGCCGAAAAAAATATTCTTTTTCCCCTTGAAATTGCCGGGGTGGATAAAGAAACGGCCAAAAAAAGAACCGCTGAACTGTTGGAGTTGGTTGGCTTACCCGATAAAGCCAAGGCCTATCCTACCCAGTTGTCGGGGGGACAAAAACAACGGATCGCGATTGCCAGAGCCTTGGCTAATAACCCTAAGATTTTGTTATGCGACGAGGCGACATCAGCTCTGGATCCATCGACAACCAATTCCATACTCAAGCTGTTAAAAGAAATCAATCAAAAATTGGGCATTACCATTGTGATCATCACCCATGAAATGAGTGTGGTGGAGCAGATTTGTAGCCATGTGGCAATCATCGATAAAAGTAAAATTGCCGAAAACGGTGAGGTTGAAGAGATCTTTAAAAACCCCAAAACCGAGATTGCCAAAAAAATGATTTTTTCTGAAGGTGATCAGGGTTCGGTGGTGATGGGCAAAAACACGTATCGAATTGTCTTTGATGAAAAATCATCCAGTGATTCGGTGATTGCAAAAATGATCCTCGAAACAAAATGTCTGGTGAATATTCTCCATGCCGATATGAAAAATATTGATGGCTTTGCTTTTGGGCAAATGGTGATCCAATTGCCTGAGGATGAGCTGAGTGCGGCACGGGCCGTTAATTATCTCCGCTCACATCAAATTACGGTTGAGGAGGTGGGTACCCATGTGGGATAG
- a CDS encoding amino acid-binding protein — translation MIRQVSIFIENHEGRLNHILKILADNKINIRSLNIADATDFGIVRLILQETEKGIEVLKKNDIITTVTPVLAAEISDDPGGLSTLVDALTQAKINIIYAYSFLPKKTDNAIIIIRVEDEVKQKAIKTLEKVKEVNLLDRETLLLK, via the coding sequence ATGATACGACAAGTTTCCATTTTCATCGAGAACCATGAAGGCCGACTCAATCATATCCTCAAAATTCTGGCCGATAATAAGATCAATATTCGGTCACTAAATATTGCTGATGCTACCGACTTTGGGATTGTGCGACTGATTTTGCAAGAAACCGAAAAAGGAATTGAGGTGCTTAAAAAAAATGATATTATCACCACGGTTACACCGGTTTTAGCGGCTGAGATTTCTGATGATCCCGGCGGATTAAGTACCCTGGTGGATGCTCTGACTCAGGCAAAAATAAATATTATCTATGCCTACTCCTTCCTGCCGAAAAAAACCGACAATGCTATTATTATCATTCGGGTTGAAGATGAGGTCAAACAAAAAGCGATAAAAACCCTGGAGAAGGTGAAAGAGGTGAATCTTTTGGATCGGGAAACCTTATTACTGAAATAA